One genomic window of Mucilaginibacter sp. SJ includes the following:
- the rpsR gene encoding 30S ribosomal protein S18, with translation MANEQIKYVTAPKVEDNRKKYCRFKKNGIKYIDYKDANFLLKFINDQGKVLPRRLTGTSLKFQRKVAQAVKRARHIGLLPYVTDSLK, from the coding sequence ATGGCTAACGAACAAATTAAATACGTTACCGCTCCAAAAGTGGAGGATAACCGCAAAAAATACTGCCGTTTCAAAAAGAATGGTATCAAGTATATTGATTACAAAGACGCAAACTTTTTATTAAAGTTCATTAACGATCAGGGTAAAGTATTACCACGTCGTTTAACCGGTACTTCATTAAAGTTTCAGCGTAAAGTGGCACAAGCTGTTAAACGCGCACGCCACATCGGTTTATTACCTTACGTTACAGATTCATTAAAATAA
- a CDS encoding DNA polymerase III subunit gamma/tau: protein MDNFIVSARKYRPATFETVVGQQHITNTLKNAIKNNQLAQAFLFCGPRGVGKTTCARILAKTINCNNLQPNGEACGECASCKAFENGNSFNVHELDAASNNSVDDIRSLIEQVRIPPQAARYKVYIIDEVHMLSQAAFNAFLKTLEEPPHYAIFILATTEKHKILPTILSRCQIFDFNRIKVEDMANHLASIAGKESIGYEPDGLHIIAQKADGGLRDALSMFDQIVSFSGGKVTYRSVIDNLNILDYDYYFNITESLLKEDTAKVLLFFDEILSRGFDGAHFIAGLSEHFRNLLVGKDQSTLKLLEVSEGIKTKYLQQSQQASVSFLLSAMNIANQCDISYKLSKNQRLQVELALLKMCHLPSVFNLATTPLTITSATDGGLKKKPDTSAVAPVNGAQASPVVSVVSEAAPVYNAPPKEVIMPSVPVKEISPAEKPKVMMPLRSTLTPSLTGEVKTQEQLLEEEDPYLKGEDKEDFTMDAFLQCWSDFAAYAKKEGKKNLVTIFTSNAPRMLKPYVFEVIVGNMVQENIFRDEKPVMLNYLRSTLKNFTIEVNARVDEQKVVRKPYTAPEKFQHMAARNPQLLELKSRFNLDFD, encoded by the coding sequence GTGGATAATTTCATTGTTTCGGCCCGTAAGTATCGCCCGGCTACTTTTGAAACCGTTGTTGGTCAGCAACATATAACCAATACGCTCAAAAACGCTATAAAAAATAACCAGCTGGCACAGGCATTTTTGTTCTGTGGTCCGCGTGGTGTGGGCAAAACTACGTGCGCACGGATCCTGGCAAAAACCATTAACTGTAACAACTTACAACCCAATGGCGAAGCTTGCGGTGAATGTGCTTCATGCAAGGCCTTTGAAAATGGAAATTCTTTTAATGTTCATGAGCTTGACGCTGCTTCAAATAACTCTGTTGATGATATCCGCAGTTTGATTGAGCAGGTGCGGATCCCGCCGCAGGCGGCACGTTACAAGGTTTATATTATTGATGAGGTGCATATGTTATCGCAGGCGGCATTCAACGCTTTCCTGAAAACATTGGAGGAGCCGCCCCATTATGCCATATTTATATTAGCTACTACCGAAAAGCACAAGATTCTGCCAACCATACTTTCACGCTGCCAGATCTTTGATTTTAACCGTATCAAGGTTGAGGATATGGCCAATCATCTGGCATCAATTGCCGGCAAGGAAAGCATAGGTTATGAACCCGACGGCCTGCATATCATAGCCCAGAAAGCTGATGGCGGTTTGCGCGACGCACTTTCGATGTTTGATCAGATCGTGAGTTTTTCGGGAGGGAAGGTAACTTATCGCTCGGTTATTGATAACCTGAACATACTTGATTACGATTATTATTTTAATATAACCGAAAGCCTGCTTAAAGAAGACACTGCCAAAGTATTATTATTTTTTGACGAGATCCTTTCACGGGGGTTTGATGGCGCGCATTTTATAGCCGGGCTATCCGAACATTTCCGAAACCTGTTGGTAGGCAAGGATCAATCGACATTAAAATTGCTTGAGGTGAGTGAAGGCATTAAAACAAAATACCTGCAGCAATCGCAGCAGGCTTCAGTATCGTTTTTGCTCTCGGCCATGAATATTGCCAACCAGTGCGATATTAGTTATAAGCTCAGCAAAAATCAACGGTTGCAGGTTGAGCTGGCACTACTCAAGATGTGCCATTTGCCATCGGTATTTAATCTGGCAACCACGCCACTCACCATAACTTCCGCAACCGACGGGGGATTAAAAAAAAAACCTGATACCTCAGCAGTAGCACCTGTTAACGGAGCACAGGCAAGCCCCGTTGTATCTGTAGTGAGTGAAGCTGCACCTGTATACAACGCCCCTCCAAAAGAGGTTATAATGCCATCTGTACCGGTAAAAGAAATATCTCCGGCCGAAAAGCCAAAGGTTATGATGCCTTTACGAAGTACGCTTACACCTTCATTAACCGGCGAGGTAAAAACGCAGGAGCAACTACTTGAAGAAGAAGACCCGTATTTAAAAGGCGAGGATAAAGAGGATTTTACTATGGATGCCTTTTTACAATGCTGGAGCGATTTTGCAGCATACGCAAAAAAGGAGGGCAAAAAAAACCTGGTAACTATTTTTACATCTAATGCGCCGCGCATGCTAAAACCTTACGTTTTTGAGGTAATAGTAGGTAACATGGTGCAGGAAAACATTTTCAGGGATGAAAAACCTGTTATGTTGAATTACCTGCGCAGTACACTTAAAAATTTTACTATCGAGGTAAATGCCCGGGTTGACGAACAAAAGGTAGTACGTAAGCCTTACACCGCGCCCGAAAAGTTTCAGCATATGGCAGCTCGCAACCCGCAGTTGCTGGAGTTAAAGAGCCGGTTTAATCTTGATTTTGATTAA
- a CDS encoding capsule assembly Wzi family protein yields the protein MKKLVVFLPILLSFFLAKAQNQDVHISLEAQGIATTNNAVPFWLRANQFGSVPLSGGSGSLIGKIRKDYDTTKTYGWGFSFEGRGNVGNTTRFTLIEGFVKAHAGVFELRAGRSKDIVGLADSTLSSGSFSVSGNALGVPKISIGVPQYYSIPILGKLIAIKANLAIGYIGNVDISYRHAQTNNSKAYYLENWLYTRIGMPDWRFKLQLGFNHEALWGDEKDIFPNYRLTGSETLWHVLIGQVYHHSKVGNHLGSLDVGAEYRFDGVNVLLYRQNLYDKGALSSLANIADGLNGLSITNTRPGNGNFYWKKMVFEVLYTANQAGALDAKRTNSGYENYYNNYEYAQGWSYKAVGLGSPFITTRQEGRDNLPSAPNEYFINNRVTVFHAASQLYIYKWFYTAKLSYSINKGNYSTGNNSFMGSGGDVITPGLYGVFKQVNQFSAYLEGIRPLNKGYNIGYNIGYDRGGLLYNSFGVILKVSKTFL from the coding sequence ATGAAAAAATTAGTCGTCTTTTTGCCGATATTATTATCTTTTTTTTTAGCAAAAGCACAAAATCAGGATGTGCATATTAGCCTGGAGGCCCAGGGCATTGCCACTACCAATAATGCGGTGCCATTTTGGTTAAGGGCAAATCAGTTTGGCAGTGTTCCTTTATCGGGAGGTTCGGGAAGCCTGATCGGGAAAATTCGGAAAGATTATGACACAACAAAAACCTATGGATGGGGATTTTCCTTTGAGGGGCGCGGCAATGTTGGCAATACCACCCGGTTTACATTGATTGAAGGTTTTGTAAAAGCCCACGCGGGTGTTTTTGAATTACGTGCAGGCAGATCAAAAGATATTGTAGGTTTGGCCGATTCTACCCTTTCTTCAGGGTCATTTTCAGTTTCGGGCAATGCGCTGGGTGTACCCAAAATATCAATAGGCGTACCGCAGTATTATAGTATACCTATTTTAGGTAAGCTAATTGCCATTAAAGCTAACCTTGCAATAGGTTATATTGGCAATGTTGATATATCTTACAGGCACGCCCAGACCAACAATTCAAAAGCGTATTATCTTGAAAACTGGTTATATACCCGTATAGGTATGCCTGACTGGCGTTTTAAGCTGCAACTGGGTTTCAATCATGAAGCGCTATGGGGCGATGAAAAGGACATTTTTCCCAATTACCGCTTAACCGGGTCAGAAACGTTGTGGCATGTATTAATAGGTCAGGTTTATCATCATTCAAAAGTCGGCAATCATTTAGGCTCATTAGATGTGGGTGCCGAATATCGGTTTGATGGTGTTAATGTTTTGCTTTATCGTCAAAACTTATATGATAAAGGGGCACTTTCATCGCTTGCAAACATTGCCGATGGGTTAAATGGCTTAAGTATAACCAACACCAGGCCTGGTAACGGGAATTTTTATTGGAAAAAAATGGTTTTCGAGGTGCTTTATACGGCTAACCAGGCGGGTGCTCTTGATGCTAAACGAACAAATTCGGGATATGAAAATTATTACAATAATTATGAATATGCGCAGGGCTGGTCATATAAAGCTGTAGGTCTCGGTTCGCCATTTATTACAACCCGGCAGGAAGGCCGGGATAATCTACCATCTGCCCCAAACGAATATTTTATCAATAACAGGGTTACGGTGTTTCACGCTGCATCACAGCTTTATATATATAAATGGTTTTATACGGCTAAACTGTCGTATTCAATAAATAAGGGTAACTACAGCACAGGTAACAATAGCTTTATGGGCTCGGGAGGGGATGTTATAACCCCGGGTTTATACGGGGTGTTTAAACAGGTTAACCAGTTTTCCGCTTATCTTGAGGGTATCAGGCCGCTCAATAAGGGCTACAACATAGGTTATAATATAGGTTATGACAGGGGCGGATTATTGTACAATTCCTTTGGTGTTATCCTGAAAGTTTCAAAAACCTTTTTGTAA
- the mtgA gene encoding monofunctional biosynthetic peptidoglycan transglycosylase, whose protein sequence is MIFRIFKLIFILFFGLSLLGVIGYRFINPPFTWLMIERGFQRKSAGKEWKIDKKWKDFDEISDNMKRAAVAAEDQTFLEHHGFDFNAIEKAIEKNSHSKKLIGGSTISQQVAKNVFLWEGRSILRKGIEAYFTILIETFWSKKRIMEVYLNEIEMGDGIYGVEAASQAYFHKPASDLTRQEAAAIAVIFPSPLKWSATNPTKYLKHRQYLIMKNMRRLGPLDF, encoded by the coding sequence TTGATATTCAGGATTTTTAAACTGATATTCATCCTGTTTTTTGGTTTAAGTCTTTTGGGTGTAATTGGTTACCGTTTTATAAATCCTCCTTTTACCTGGTTAATGATCGAGCGCGGCTTCCAGCGTAAATCGGCAGGTAAGGAATGGAAGATAGATAAAAAGTGGAAAGATTTTGACGAGATCTCCGACAATATGAAACGCGCCGCCGTTGCTGCCGAAGACCAGACCTTTTTAGAGCACCACGGATTCGATTTTAACGCTATCGAAAAAGCCATCGAAAAAAACTCGCACAGCAAAAAACTGATTGGCGGCAGTACCATATCACAGCAGGTAGCCAAAAATGTTTTCCTTTGGGAAGGCCGTTCCATACTCCGTAAAGGCATCGAAGCTTATTTTACCATATTGATAGAAACGTTTTGGAGCAAAAAACGCATCATGGAGGTTTACCTGAACGAGATTGAAATGGGCGATGGCATTTACGGTGTTGAGGCCGCTTCGCAGGCTTATTTCCACAAACCGGCCTCCGATTTAACCCGGCAGGAAGCTGCCGCTATTGCGGTGATTTTTCCAAGTCCGCTGAAATGGTCGGCCACCAATCCTACCAAATATTTGAAGCACAGGCAATATTTGATCATGAAGAATATGCGCAGGTTAGGGCCGCTGGATTTTTAG
- a CDS encoding NADP-dependent isocitrate dehydrogenase: protein MSKIKVENPVVELDGDEMTRIIWKFIKDKLITPYLDLDIKYYDLGIEYRDQTDDQVTIDAANAIKQYGVGIKCATITPDEARVKEFGLKQMWKSPNGTIRNILDGTVFREPIVMSNVPRLVPNWTAPICIGRHAFGDQYRATDFLTKGKGKLTVKFTPEDGGPEQSYEVFNFKGDGVALTMYNTDESIKGFAHACFNQALMKGWPLYLSTKNTILKKYDGRFKDIFEEIYQNDYKQKFEAAGITYEHRLIDDMVASALKWNGNFVWACKNYDGDVQSDTVAQGFGSLGLMTSTLVTPDGTVMEAEAAHGTVTRHYRDHQAGKPTSTNPIASIFAWTRGLEFRGILDKNTELINFCKALEEVCIETVESGKMTKDLAITIKPKVEHGTDYLYTEEFLAAIDENLKKRLGK from the coding sequence ATGTCAAAAATAAAAGTAGAGAATCCGGTAGTTGAACTGGATGGCGATGAAATGACCCGAATAATCTGGAAATTCATTAAAGACAAATTGATTACCCCGTACCTTGATCTTGATATTAAATATTACGATCTGGGTATAGAGTACCGCGACCAAACCGACGACCAGGTAACTATTGACGCAGCTAACGCAATTAAACAATACGGCGTTGGTATTAAATGTGCTACTATTACTCCCGACGAAGCAAGGGTGAAAGAGTTTGGGTTAAAACAAATGTGGAAATCACCAAACGGTACTATCCGTAACATATTGGACGGCACTGTTTTTCGTGAGCCTATTGTTATGTCCAATGTACCCCGCCTGGTACCTAACTGGACAGCGCCTATCTGCATTGGCCGTCACGCGTTTGGCGATCAGTACCGCGCTACCGATTTCTTAACCAAAGGCAAAGGTAAATTAACCGTTAAATTTACTCCTGAAGATGGCGGCCCCGAGCAATCATACGAGGTATTTAACTTTAAAGGTGATGGTGTTGCATTAACGATGTACAATACTGATGAGTCTATCAAAGGATTTGCACATGCCTGCTTTAACCAGGCCTTAATGAAAGGCTGGCCTTTATACCTTTCAACCAAAAATACCATCCTTAAAAAATATGATGGCCGCTTCAAAGATATTTTTGAAGAGATCTATCAAAATGATTACAAGCAAAAGTTTGAAGCAGCAGGTATTACTTATGAGCACCGCTTAATTGACGACATGGTTGCATCGGCCCTTAAATGGAACGGTAACTTTGTTTGGGCTTGTAAAAACTACGATGGCGACGTACAGTCAGATACAGTAGCACAAGGCTTTGGTTCATTAGGTTTAATGACTTCAACCCTGGTTACCCCTGATGGCACTGTAATGGAAGCTGAAGCTGCCCACGGTACTGTAACCCGTCACTATCGTGATCACCAGGCCGGTAAGCCAACCTCAACCAATCCAATTGCATCTATTTTTGCTTGGACAAGAGGTTTGGAATTCCGTGGAATCTTAGATAAGAACACAGAATTGATCAATTTCTGCAAGGCTTTGGAAGAAGTTTGTATTGAAACTGTTGAAAGCGGCAAAATGACCAAAGATTTGGCCATCACCATTAAGCCAAAAGTGGAGCATGGTACCGATTACCTGTACACCGAAGAGTTTTTGGCTGCAATTGACGAAAACCTGAAAAAACGTTTAGGTAAATAA
- the rpsF gene encoding 30S ribosomal protein S6 produces the protein MQQYEIVIVLTPLLSEETAKEANAKYSKILTDGGAEIVQEDNWGLRKLAYPIQKKTTGYYHLTEFKAPGELINKLEIELRRDERVLRFLTIALDKHAIAYNDKKRSGAFNKKPAAKAEEAAN, from the coding sequence ATGCAACAGTACGAAATCGTGATCGTTCTAACCCCGTTGCTTTCAGAAGAGACTGCTAAAGAGGCAAATGCCAAATACAGCAAAATTCTTACTGATGGCGGAGCCGAAATTGTCCAGGAGGATAATTGGGGTTTGAGAAAATTAGCGTACCCAATCCAAAAGAAAACTACAGGGTACTATCACTTAACTGAATTTAAGGCTCCGGGTGAATTAATTAACAAATTGGAGATAGAGTTAAGGCGCGATGAGCGTGTTTTGCGTTTCCTGACCATTGCTTTGGATAAACATGCCATTGCTTACAATGACAAAAAACGCAGCGGTGCTTTTAACAAAAAACCAGCAGCTAAAGCAGAGGAGGCAGCAAACTAA
- the rplI gene encoding 50S ribosomal protein L9 produces the protein MEVILKQDVKNLGDKDDIVNVKPGYGRNYLLPKGYAILATESARKVLAENLKQAQFKQEKIRKDADAIAARLEGVKLNIGAKAGETGKIFGAINTIQIADALKKEGFEVDRRRITFDQEPKFVGEYVANINLHKEVKVQVPFEVVAE, from the coding sequence ATGGAAGTTATTTTAAAACAAGATGTAAAAAACCTGGGTGATAAAGACGATATCGTAAATGTGAAACCAGGTTATGGCCGTAACTACCTTTTACCAAAAGGCTACGCCATATTAGCTACTGAAAGTGCACGTAAAGTTTTAGCCGAAAACCTTAAACAAGCTCAATTTAAGCAAGAAAAAATCCGTAAGGATGCTGATGCTATTGCTGCCCGTTTAGAAGGTGTTAAACTAAACATTGGTGCTAAAGCCGGCGAAACTGGCAAAATATTCGGTGCTATCAACACTATCCAAATTGCTGATGCATTGAAAAAAGAAGGTTTTGAAGTTGACCGTCGTCGTATCACTTTTGACCAGGAGCCAAAATTTGTTGGTGAGTACGTTGCCAACATCAACCTGCACAAAGAAGTTAAGGTACAGGTTCCGTTTGAAGTAGTAGCGGAGTAA